The genomic stretch ATTCTTATACCGGAGGTTATTATGGGCCAAGTAAAATATGACTTACAAGTACTTTATGTTTATAAACTTTATTATTTTTTCTCCATATTCATCTTCTTTATTCTGACCAGCTTGTTTTTATGTTGGAGATTCGGTCCTTTGCTTGGAGTCTTTTCTTTTGTAATCGGATTTTGCACAGCTTATCTATTAATGATGCGCAAACAAAACTTTCCTCCTCCTGACAAAAAAAGTACCGCTCAAAAAATGGCAAAGGAAATCACTCAGGATTCAACACCCCTTGCAATTTCCCGTTTTGCTAGTCAACTCTATTTTTATTTTAGTGAAACCAGACAAGCCATAGCACTCTTAGAAAAGTATCAAAATACAAATGATCCCCTTCTGTGCGCAACCCTAGCCGACATCCTCCTTAGAGAAGATCGACCTAAGCACGCCCTAAGCACAATTATGAAAAACCCTACTTTTTATTCAGAGCCTCTTTTACTCATTATTCTTGGCAATATCCTGCAGCACATGAATAAATGGCCCGATGCCATAAAAATCTATGAACACAGCCTTGCTTTAGCGCAAAAATCAGGTTTTCCGCATAATGGCACTGATAAATTTACTCAATTTCTTTTAACTCTAAGCTATACCGCCACAATCCACCATTCTCTTGGTGATTGCTATGTGGTAACAAGGGACTATACAAAGGCGAATAAACACTACATATTAGGGAATATCCGCTTCTTTGATATTTCACTCTGGAGAAAACTCAAATCACACGTCACATATACTGCATAATATTACATAAAACACCCTTATTTCATCATTCTTTATCTAAATTATCCGGTTACTCTCTCCCTTTTACAACACGTTTCACAACACAAATTTTTTATAATAAGGGCAACCCTGAAATAATACAGTTTTCTCACTAAAGAACCAGCTGTATCATAAATAATAACTTAGAGGATGGTGAATGGTTATGTTGTCAACTCATGAAGATGCATTAGAATTAATTCGCGAATTCGAGAATTCTTGTCGCGAGGTTCTGGTTACCCAAGGTATCTGTCAACAAGATTTAGACAATGCCTATCTCGATCTGCAATGGAAATTCCTTCACATGCTCCTCGCTGAAAAGGGAACTTTAGCACTTTGTTACAACAGAAGCCCTATGCGTAGTAAATCCCATTCTATTGCTTAGTCAGATTCAACATCATGGCATTTTCATCACAATTGGGGAATTTAACACAATGAATACATTCTTTCCATACTTTATGCGGCATATCTTCTTTGTCAATCATGGCAAATCCACACCGTTCGAAAAACACAGGTTGATAGGTCAAAGTAAATACCTTGGGGCATCCGATGGTTTGGGCATCATCGATCAACGCTTTTACGAGACTTCTGCCGAGTCCTTTCCCTTGGTATTCTTCCATGACCGCTAAGGCTCGGATTTCGGATAAATCATCCCATATGATGTGCAATGCACCAGTAGCTACTACTCTACCTTCGTCTTCTACCACTAAAAATTCTCTGAGACATTCATAGAGTGAATTTCGCGAGCGCGGAAGCATGAGTCCTTGATCAGCAAAGTGATTGATTAGAGCCATCATCTCTTCAACATCGCTTAATATTGCTCTTCGTAAATTCATTGGTTACCCCCCATTTCATCGTATAATTATACAATAAATTTTATATTTATAGAATAGAAATCCATTAGTTTATTTAATTTTTATAATGATATTAATATAAAAATATTCTTATCAAATGCTTAGGGCTAAATTATTTGCTTTTGGTATAACTATTTTTCATACAATAAATAAAAAAGGGTAGATTCCAAACGAACACTTCGTTAAGAATCACCCTTTTTTATTTTCGGCAACTTTATTGCGCATCTTGTTTCTGTACTTTACCTTATTCGAAAGCTATGCATTCCCTGGATAATCACCAAAAGCATCTTTGCGGCAGGGATTGCTTCGGCAAACCAATTCATTAAGCCCTTCAGCTTGCCAATTGCTCGGAAGTGTCCAAATATGATAGCGTTCAGGTTGCTTTAACCAAGACAACCAGAGCCTAAGCTCCTCCTCCATTTCTTTGCAGGTAAGCCAATGAATCTTTAAATCCCAGCCGTTGTAGGATTTGCTTTTATCACCGCATAATAAGTTGCTTATCTCTAGAACACTGGATAAGAGAATGGTTTGGCTGGCATGAGACAAGGGCTTATCTAGGATAGGGCAGACAACACTGATCTGATAACCCTCCTCAAAATAGAACCACTGACCAAGATCTACCACCCAATTTTCACTCCGGCCACTAGGTAACCATGGCCATTCCTTCGGTACTCCCCACAAAGCAGACGAAATTCCTCCTCCTTGAGAAAGCCATAAGGATAGGCTGTCTTTTGGTTTAAGTTGCTTTGTTTTTCCCTTTTCCTCCAAGATTTCTAGTATCCGTAGAATGGCAGCACAAAACTCTCCGTTTAATTCGCCCGAAGCATCTACCCATCCTTGGCATTGAAGGCTCTGAGCTAAGTCTCCATTCTTCTCCCACTTTACCTTGGTCACTAAGTCAAATTTCCTACCTTTCTTCTTAATTTCTGCGATCTCAAGATTACCCCATATAAAAGAAATGGTTTGATGCTTCAACTCTGCTCTGACTCCTCTGTCCATTAACTTTTCAAAAAAGCCTTTTATAACAGTGAGCTGTTGCTGAGCAACAGGGTTTAATTCTTGTCTCCACTTAAGCCAATTGGGCCTCTTTTCCCCGATAGCAACTTTTTTCTGATTCCCTAGAGTTGAGTCAGGAATTAAATAGAGACTAGGCGATATGCGTTCCCTCCAGTATACCGCCTTGGCATTAATTAGGCCTCCAATCTTTGATAGCGCATGCAGGAAGAAGGGAGAGTAATCCGGAGCCACAAAATATATGACCGTTCGCGCACCATTGCTCAAACGGTTAGCCCAAAGCATACCTGCTAGTAAAAAATCCTCTTCTTTAGGCAGAGTCTCGCTTGCAACGATTCCTACCCGCAGAGCGGTCTCTCCCCCGAAGAAATAATGAAAATGCGGAGGAAGACGCAAATCCTTCTTTTTTTCTCTGGAACATTCTTGCCAATTTTGGGTAATAAAAATATCC from Desulfitobacterium dichloroeliminans LMG P-21439 encodes the following:
- a CDS encoding N-acetyltransferase; this encodes MNLRRAILSDVEEMMALINHFADQGLMLPRSRNSLYECLREFLVVEDEGRVVATGALHIIWDDLSEIRALAVMEEYQGKGLGRSLVKALIDDAQTIGCPKVFTLTYQPVFFERCGFAMIDKEDMPHKVWKECIHCVKFPNCDENAMMLNLTKQ
- a CDS encoding tetratricopeptide repeat protein, with translation MAKEITQDSTPLAISRFASQLYFYFSETRQAIALLEKYQNTNDPLLCATLADILLREDRPKHALSTIMKNPTFYSEPLLLIILGNILQHMNKWPDAIKIYEHSLALAQKSGFPHNGTDKFTQFLLTLSYTATIHHSLGDCYVVTRDYTKANKHYILGNIRFFDISLWRKLKSHVTYTA